The following are from one region of the Flavobacteriaceae bacterium UJ101 genome:
- a CDS encoding protein NorD (Part of the operon norEFCBQD encoding nitric oxide reductase. Essential virulence factor, probably involved in the detoxification of nitric oxide (NO) produced in the macrophages during the innate response against infection (By similarity); Contains 1 VWFA domain.) — MFEFEPDEYIFTKFAHYFKRRRKRKEANLAHVVKLSDIKPRLTIFARAVTGSPIEIYDAEREGGYKNNNFFLPSKYAEFSTIEENTSFYLFRVLYLSIQKKLNLNWKEVKEYSLIESQKKAEDTASEVLNYLFREFSITEKYYQKFILHYSEKTTKKRLSDFSFIYGKWMLDATEEKLEDRLKNISEKVKTTNHEQPKTLLKAHAVEEIVSVQVDKKQVEDAVLQHQFEKVETAEEFNGNFRNMDGDDELEDHANALEDLNMKYTVRVDDTTHSVYQADFVENTTIAESALNDEKGYFILYDEWDYSKRNYKENYCKVYPKTILKKNVEYYKKAISKNGSTLLGLRKMLTTVNNKYKQQRRQTQGEEFDLDAITDLFVDVHSNITPSEKIYLSKRKKEKDLSILLLLDSSLSTDGYVAGNRVIDVEKQVSILFGEILEEFNIDFSINSFYSKTRNHSSYITMKDFDDNWNEAKFKIGAIEPSGYTRIGPALRHSGELLDKRKTQNKWIILISDGKPNDYDRYEGKYGVNDIKQALRELNERQINSYALAIEAQAKYYLPQMFGQNHYQILTTPVELLQSLVKLYEKIKHQK, encoded by the coding sequence ATGTTCGAATTCGAACCAGATGAATATATATTTACCAAATTTGCTCATTACTTTAAACGCAGAAGAAAAAGGAAAGAAGCAAATTTGGCTCATGTAGTTAAATTAAGTGATATAAAACCACGTTTGACTATTTTTGCTCGTGCTGTAACAGGGAGTCCTATTGAAATTTATGATGCAGAAAGAGAAGGAGGCTATAAAAATAATAATTTCTTTTTACCTTCAAAATACGCTGAATTCTCCACTATTGAAGAAAATACTTCTTTTTACTTGTTTAGAGTATTGTATTTATCTATTCAAAAAAAATTGAATTTAAATTGGAAAGAAGTTAAAGAATATTCACTTATAGAATCACAAAAAAAAGCAGAAGATACAGCATCAGAAGTATTAAACTATTTATTTAGAGAATTTTCAATAACAGAAAAATACTATCAAAAATTTATATTACATTATTCAGAAAAAACAACGAAAAAAAGATTGTCTGATTTTTCCTTTATTTATGGAAAATGGATGCTTGATGCAACAGAAGAAAAATTAGAAGATCGCTTAAAAAATATTTCAGAGAAAGTTAAAACCACAAATCATGAACAACCTAAAACTTTATTAAAAGCCCATGCTGTAGAAGAGATCGTTTCAGTTCAAGTAGATAAGAAGCAAGTGGAAGATGCTGTGTTACAACATCAATTTGAAAAAGTCGAAACAGCAGAAGAGTTTAATGGAAATTTCAGGAATATGGATGGTGATGATGAACTAGAAGATCATGCAAATGCTTTAGAAGATTTGAATATGAAATATACGGTTCGGGTAGATGATACAACACATTCCGTATATCAAGCTGATTTTGTAGAGAATACAACGATTGCAGAAAGTGCATTGAATGATGAAAAGGGGTATTTTATTTTATATGATGAATGGGATTATTCCAAACGTAATTACAAAGAGAACTATTGTAAAGTTTATCCAAAAACTATTTTAAAAAAGAATGTAGAATACTATAAAAAAGCCATTTCTAAAAATGGTTCAACCTTGCTTGGTTTACGAAAAATGTTGACAACAGTTAATAATAAATATAAGCAACAACGTAGACAAACACAAGGAGAAGAGTTTGATTTAGATGCTATTACAGATTTATTTGTTGATGTGCATTCCAATATTACACCATCAGAAAAAATTTACTTGTCTAAACGAAAAAAAGAAAAAGATTTATCTATTTTATTGTTGTTGGATAGTAGTTTGTCAACCGATGGTTATGTTGCAGGTAATAGAGTGATTGATGTAGAAAAGCAAGTTTCTATATTATTCGGAGAAATATTAGAAGAATTTAATATTGATTTTTCTATAAACAGTTTTTACTCAAAAACAAGAAATCATTCTAGTTATATCACTATGAAAGATTTTGATGACAATTGGAATGAAGCAAAATTTAAAATTGGAGCTATAGAGCCAAGTGGTTATACGCGTATAGGTCCTGCATTGCGTCATTCAGGAGAATTATTAGATAAAAGAAAAACTCAAAATAAATGGATCATTCTCATTTCGGATGGAAAGCCTAATGATTATGATCGGTATGAAGGAAAGTATGGTGTTAACGATATAAAACAAGCTCTACGGGAATTGAATGAAAGACAAATAAATTCCTATGCTTTGGCTATTGAAGCACAAGCAAAGTATTATTTACCACAAATGTTTGGTCAAAATCACTACCAAATATTAACAACTCCTGTAGAATTATTACAATCATTAGTAAAGTTATATGAAAAAATAAAACATCAAAAATAA
- the DCAA gene encoding isovaleryl-CoA dehydrogenase, mitochondrial (Belongs to the acyl-CoA dehydrogenase family.; KEGG: ppul:RO07_02285 acyl-CoA dehydrogenase; With other acceptors), producing the protein MDLNTPIAFDEFIKTFKNSLKSVFHDRDDIQKFSLKRSLPPLVMREIMANKPLSVAIPKNFGGRGVKVKECLGILEAASYESLPLSLTFGINIALFLEPVAKYAQEAAKGEVFKRFLEKQNMGGLMITEPDYGSDALNMQTHHTFDNNHFTINGTKHWQGLTGLADYWLITSRNQGENGKLDRDIDFFIADNTHCDQRVHVSEYYNNLGLYMIPYGINQLKNIRIPKTYKLTPESTGLKLMLDLLHRSRMQFPGMGMGFVKRMYDEGLQHTRNRIVGNKPLFELDQVRFQLSRVQNAYTICSAMCARSAEKSGIENDLSSDAVEANSIKTYITDLMQESSQTVAQLFGGNGYKMENIATRGIVDSRPFQIFEGSNEMLYTQISEMVLKMMKRSKEKNFLSFLSHYNLTEKAADLFKSTVNFSIEAPISQRKMVDLGKIISRIISANLVINLEEKGFRKDLIQDSLQSIQHEVSSLIGSFNYSNSVEPKENYQEGSAWLKFV; encoded by the coding sequence ATGGATTTGAACACTCCTATTGCTTTTGATGAATTCATCAAAACATTCAAAAACTCTTTAAAAAGCGTTTTTCATGATCGTGATGATATTCAAAAATTTAGCTTAAAAAGAAGCCTTCCTCCCTTGGTTATGAGAGAGATTATGGCAAATAAACCATTATCTGTAGCTATTCCTAAAAATTTTGGAGGAAGAGGTGTAAAGGTTAAGGAATGTTTAGGAATTTTAGAAGCAGCTTCTTATGAATCACTACCCCTATCCTTAACTTTTGGAATTAATATTGCTCTTTTTTTAGAACCTGTAGCTAAATATGCTCAAGAAGCGGCCAAAGGTGAAGTCTTTAAACGTTTTCTTGAAAAGCAAAATATGGGTGGTCTCATGATTACAGAACCAGATTATGGTAGTGATGCTTTGAATATGCAAACACATCATACTTTTGATAACAATCATTTTACCATTAACGGAACAAAACATTGGCAAGGATTAACGGGATTAGCTGATTATTGGTTAATCACATCTCGTAATCAAGGAGAAAATGGGAAATTAGATCGAGATATTGACTTTTTTATAGCAGATAATACTCATTGTGATCAACGTGTTCATGTTTCTGAATATTATAATAATTTAGGTTTATATATGATTCCTTATGGAATCAATCAACTTAAAAATATTCGTATTCCTAAAACCTATAAATTAACTCCGGAATCGACTGGTTTAAAATTAATGCTTGATTTATTACATCGTAGTAGAATGCAGTTTCCTGGTATGGGAATGGGCTTTGTAAAAAGAATGTACGACGAAGGTTTACAACACACTAGAAATAGAATTGTTGGAAATAAGCCATTATTTGAATTAGACCAAGTTCGTTTTCAGTTATCAAGAGTTCAAAATGCTTATACTATTTGTTCTGCTATGTGTGCTCGAAGTGCTGAAAAAAGTGGTATTGAGAATGATTTATCATCAGATGCTGTTGAGGCAAACAGTATTAAAACTTACATAACAGATTTAATGCAAGAATCTTCTCAAACTGTTGCTCAATTATTTGGAGGTAATGGTTATAAAATGGAAAATATTGCAACACGTGGTATTGTAGATAGTCGTCCTTTTCAAATTTTTGAAGGCTCAAATGAAATGTTATATACTCAGATTTCAGAAATGGTTTTAAAAATGATGAAGCGTTCAAAAGAAAAGAACTTTTTAAGCTTTTTATCACACTATAATCTAACTGAAAAAGCAGCAGATCTTTTTAAATCAACAGTTAACTTTTCTATAGAAGCTCCTATTTCTCAACGAAAAATGGTAGATTTAGGAAAAATAATTAGCCGAATTATCTCAGCTAATCTAGTCATAAATTTAGAAGAAAAAGGATTTAGAAAAGATTTAATACAAGACAGCTTACAATCCATTCAACATGAAGTTTCTTCATTAATAGGATCGTTTAATTATAGTAATAGCGTAGAACCAAAAGAAAATTACCAAGAAGGGAGTGCTTGGTTAAAGTTTGTATAG
- a CDS encoding cytochrome bo(3) ubiquinol oxidase subunit (Cytochrome bo(3) ubiquinol terminal oxidase is the component of the aerobic respiratory chain of E.coli that predominates when cells are grown at high aeration. Has proton pump activity across the membrane in addition to electron transfer, pumping 2 protons/electron (By similarity); Belongs to the cytochrome c oxidase subunit 3 family.): protein MKTSIIDHKNIYYPPGGILLWIIIYLELITFGMGLIAMAYYSKQEPESFHTSRLLLNSTYGMINTLFLLTSGACMAASVNELKVKNNKKGKQYLLLTILFGGLFLGLKTLEYYDKIKGGLEMGYNTFFNFYWMLTLFHVIHVIVGLVILVVIYFGIKNENLNTQIDDIESGAAFWHMCDLIWLLLFPVVYLIF from the coding sequence ATGAAAACATCAATAATAGATCATAAAAATATATATTATCCTCCAGGAGGAATTTTATTGTGGATTATCATCTACCTTGAACTAATAACTTTTGGTATGGGGTTGATTGCAATGGCATACTATAGTAAGCAAGAGCCAGAAAGTTTCCATACGTCAAGACTTTTGTTAAATTCTACTTATGGTATGATTAATACGCTGTTTCTCTTAACAAGTGGAGCTTGTATGGCGGCTAGTGTAAATGAATTGAAGGTTAAAAACAACAAAAAAGGGAAACAATATCTTTTACTTACCATACTTTTTGGAGGATTATTTTTAGGTTTAAAAACACTTGAATATTATGACAAAATTAAAGGAGGTTTAGAGATGGGATACAATACTTTTTTTAATTTTTATTGGATGCTTACCCTGTTTCATGTAATACATGTTATAGTAGGACTGGTCATATTAGTTGTTATTTATTTTGGAATAAAAAATGAGAATTTAAATACACAAATAGATGATATTGAATCTGGTGCAGCGTTTTGGCATATGTGTGATCTTATTTGGCTTTTGCTATTTCCTGTAGTCTATTTAATTTTTTAA
- a CDS encoding denitrification regulatory protein NirQ (Activator of nitrite and nitric oxide reductases. Belongs to the CbbQ/NirQ/NorQ/GpvN family.) produces the protein MKEQEPYYEPIAKEVEIFEHSYKQKLSFLLKGPTGTGKSRFIEYMAYHLGKKLITVSCHEETSSTDLIGRYIIKGSETIWLDGPLTTAVKTGAILYLDEIAEARPDIIVAIHSLTDHRRELFIDKLGETIKAHEDFILVASFNPGYQRGFKELKPSTRQRFIAVTFHYPEPKLEVDILINETNVDYADAKKLVSIANKIRNLTELGLTETVSTRLLVDAAKLIHSGLPKRLATHVAIVEPLTDDPEIISALNDLCDLIM, from the coding sequence ATGAAAGAACAAGAACCTTATTATGAGCCTATAGCAAAAGAAGTTGAGATTTTTGAACATTCTTATAAACAGAAACTTTCATTTCTATTAAAAGGGCCTACAGGTACAGGTAAATCACGTTTTATAGAATACATGGCTTATCATCTAGGTAAAAAACTTATTACGGTGAGTTGTCATGAGGAAACTTCTTCAACCGATTTAATTGGACGTTATATTATTAAAGGATCTGAAACTATTTGGCTTGATGGTCCATTAACCACTGCAGTTAAGACAGGTGCTATTTTATATTTAGATGAAATTGCCGAAGCAAGACCAGATATTATTGTAGCTATCCATTCACTTACAGATCATAGAAGAGAATTGTTTATCGATAAATTAGGAGAAACAATAAAAGCTCATGAAGACTTTATACTTGTTGCTTCTTTTAACCCTGGTTATCAACGTGGATTTAAAGAATTGAAACCTTCTACTAGACAACGATTTATAGCAGTTACATTTCATTATCCAGAACCTAAACTAGAAGTAGATATTCTAATAAATGAAACGAATGTTGACTATGCAGATGCTAAGAAATTAGTGAGTATCGCAAATAAAATTAGAAATCTTACAGAATTAGGTTTAACAGAAACAGTTTCCACACGATTATTGGTTGATGCTGCAAAATTAATTCATTCAGGATTGCCAAAACGGTTAGCAACTCATGTAGCGATAGTAGAACCTCTTACGGATGATCCTGAAATTATTAGTGCATTGAATGATTTATGTGATTTGATAATGTAA